In Variovorax paradoxus, a single genomic region encodes these proteins:
- a CDS encoding branched-chain amino acid ABC transporter permease yields the protein MMSLVTSRSRAAIIAVFLGALAAFPLFGQEFYTELVTRVMILSIFAISLDLLVGYTGLVSFGHAAWFGMGGYVFALLGTKYQLTDSLWLTLPAAMLVTAAAAFLVGLFVLRTRGMFFIMVTLAFAQIFYFFFHDIKALGGSSDGMNLRGKPDTRIGGWVPFELTDPNTLYYFVLVLMAALLLAMALLLRSPLGRALQGIRENEHRMEAIGFPVFRYKLAAFTIAGAFGGLAGYLFAVLNGSVNPEMLSWHQSADVLLMLILGGMGQLWGGPIGAFTFVLLQELLSSYSKLWHLWLGIAIVLIVLFLPGGMFSLFDRVKRLRQGRAA from the coding sequence ATGATGTCGCTCGTCACCTCGCGCTCGCGCGCGGCCATCATTGCCGTCTTCCTCGGCGCGCTGGCCGCCTTTCCGCTGTTCGGGCAGGAGTTCTACACCGAGCTGGTCACGCGGGTGATGATCCTGTCGATCTTCGCCATCAGCCTGGACCTGCTGGTCGGCTACACCGGCCTCGTGAGCTTCGGCCACGCGGCCTGGTTCGGCATGGGCGGCTACGTGTTCGCCCTGCTCGGCACCAAGTACCAGCTCACCGACAGCCTGTGGCTCACGCTCCCCGCCGCCATGCTGGTGACGGCGGCGGCGGCGTTCCTGGTCGGCCTGTTCGTGCTGCGCACCCGCGGCATGTTCTTCATCATGGTCACCCTGGCCTTCGCCCAGATCTTCTATTTCTTCTTCCACGACATCAAGGCGCTGGGCGGCAGCTCGGACGGAATGAACCTGCGCGGCAAGCCGGACACCCGGATCGGCGGCTGGGTGCCGTTCGAGCTCACCGACCCCAATACCCTCTACTACTTCGTGCTGGTTCTGATGGCGGCGCTGCTGCTGGCCATGGCGCTGCTGCTGCGCTCGCCGCTGGGCCGCGCCTTGCAGGGCATCCGCGAGAACGAGCACCGAATGGAGGCGATCGGCTTTCCGGTGTTCCGCTACAAGCTCGCGGCCTTCACCATCGCCGGCGCGTTCGGTGGACTCGCCGGTTACCTCTTCGCGGTGCTCAATGGCAGCGTCAACCCCGAGATGCTGTCCTGGCACCAGTCGGCCGACGTGCTGCTGATGCTGATCCTGGGCGGCATGGGCCAGCTCTGGGGCGGCCCGATCGGGGCCTTCACCTTCGTGCTGCTGCAGGAGCTGCTGTCGTCGTACAGCAAGCTGTGGCACCTGTGGCTGGGGATCGCGATCGTGCTCATCGTCCTGTTCCTGCCCGGCGGCATGTTCTCGCTGTTCGACCGGGTCAAGCGCCTGCGGCAAGGGAGGGCAGCATGA
- a CDS encoding ABC transporter ATP-binding protein — protein sequence MNEVLLRTVALRRTFGGLAANDRISIELRRGQVHALLGPNGAGKSTLINLLSGDIPASSGQVFYRDREITHLSPHERSLIGIGRSYQKTNIFPGFTVRENCRLAAQAREPRAAHIFSDAAAWGPYREVVDQALRDAGLSAVAERRASELSHGQQRQLELAIVLATRPQVLLLDEPLAGMGHEESLRMIELLRGLVASHAILLVEHDMDAVFSIADVLTVMVNGVVLTTGSPEQIRSNPQVQQAYLGAEEDVHG from the coding sequence ATGAACGAAGTGCTGTTGCGGACAGTGGCGCTGCGCCGGACCTTCGGCGGACTGGCGGCGAACGACCGGATCTCGATCGAGCTGCGCCGCGGCCAGGTCCATGCGCTCCTGGGGCCGAACGGGGCCGGCAAGTCGACGTTGATCAACCTGCTGTCCGGCGACATCCCGGCGTCGTCCGGCCAGGTGTTCTACCGCGATCGGGAGATCACCCACCTGTCGCCGCACGAGCGCTCGCTGATCGGCATCGGGCGCAGCTACCAGAAGACGAACATCTTTCCCGGCTTCACCGTCCGGGAGAACTGCCGGCTGGCCGCCCAGGCGCGCGAGCCGCGGGCCGCGCACATCTTCAGCGACGCGGCGGCCTGGGGGCCCTACCGCGAGGTGGTGGACCAGGCGCTGCGCGACGCGGGCCTGTCCGCCGTCGCCGAGCGCCGTGCCAGCGAACTGAGCCACGGCCAGCAGCGCCAGCTCGAACTCGCGATCGTGCTGGCGACCCGGCCGCAGGTGCTGCTGCTGGACGAACCGCTGGCCGGCATGGGCCACGAGGAATCGCTGCGCATGATCGAACTGCTGCGCGGGCTGGTCGCCTCGCACGCGATCCTGCTGGTCGAACACGACATGGACGCGGTGTTCTCGATCGCCGACGTGCTCACGGTCATGGTCAACGGCGTCGTGCTGACGACGGGATCGCCGGAGCAGATCCGCAGCAACCCGCAGGTGCAGCAGGCATACCTCGGCGCCGAGGAGGACGTGCATGGCTGA
- a CDS encoding Bug family tripartite tricarboxylate transporter substrate binding protein, producing the protein MKHNISRRAALLLGVALAATGTAIAQAPKPIRFIVPFPAGGTADILPRLVSEKLRTSYPGGVLVENKTGAGGNIGGEFVARSDADGTTFLVSPPGPIAINHHLYKSLSFDPTRWVPVTVLATVPNVLVVSNKLGVKDVAEFIAHLKANPGKVSYASQGNGSTSHLTAALFMQATGTTMNHIPYKGTAPALVDLVGGNVDVFFDNISSSAQFHTGNRLRILAVADDKRSPLLPQVPTLTESRVPMEAVTFFSVVAPAGTPPAAAAEMQKAIAAALALPDIRQKFAEQGAEPGGWSPEQTGAFIRKESEKWNKVIKSANVSLG; encoded by the coding sequence ATGAAACACAACATCTCCAGGCGCGCCGCCTTGCTGCTGGGAGTCGCGCTTGCGGCCACCGGCACCGCCATCGCCCAGGCCCCCAAGCCCATCAGGTTCATCGTGCCCTTCCCGGCCGGCGGGACGGCGGACATCCTGCCGCGCCTGGTGTCCGAGAAGCTGCGCACCAGCTATCCCGGCGGCGTCCTGGTGGAGAACAAGACCGGCGCCGGCGGCAACATCGGCGGCGAGTTCGTGGCCCGCTCCGATGCCGACGGCACCACCTTCCTGGTTTCGCCTCCCGGCCCGATCGCGATCAACCACCACCTGTACAAGTCGCTGTCGTTCGACCCCACCAGGTGGGTGCCCGTGACGGTGCTCGCCACCGTCCCCAACGTGCTGGTCGTGAGCAACAAGCTGGGGGTGAAGGACGTGGCGGAATTCATCGCCCACCTCAAGGCCAATCCGGGCAAGGTGAGCTACGCATCGCAGGGCAACGGCTCCACGTCGCACCTGACGGCGGCCCTGTTCATGCAGGCCACCGGCACCACGATGAACCACATCCCCTACAAGGGCACGGCGCCGGCGCTGGTCGACCTGGTGGGCGGCAACGTCGACGTGTTCTTCGACAACATCAGTTCGTCGGCGCAGTTCCACACCGGCAACCGGCTGCGGATCCTGGCGGTGGCGGACGACAAGCGTTCGCCGCTGCTGCCGCAGGTGCCGACCTTGACCGAGTCCAGGGTGCCAATGGAAGCCGTCACCTTCTTCTCGGTGGTGGCGCCCGCGGGCACGCCGCCGGCTGCCGCAGCGGAGATGCAGAAGGCGATCGCCGCGGCGCTGGCCCTGCCCGACATCCGGCAGAAGTTCGCCGAACAGGGCGCCGAGCCGGGCGGATGGTCGCCGGAACAGACCGGCGCCTTCATCCGCAAGGAGTCGGAAAAGTGGAACAAGGTGATCAAGAGCGCCAACGTGAGCCTGGGGTA
- a CDS encoding branched-chain amino acid ABC transporter permease: MDLALILIQTLNAVQYGLLLFLVASGLTLIFGVMGVINLAHGSFYMMGAYLAFTLTALTGNLLLAIVIGVVLSAVLGALLEWALFSHLYRRNHLQQVLLTYGLILIFEELRSVLVGNEVYSVKVPDWLNFSVPLGSVMTYPAYRLFMSGVCLVLALGLYLLIERTLVGARIRAGSSNRGMVQLLGINIDWLYRLVFALGVALAAFAGMLNAPASSVSPGMGTQVLIVSFVVVIVGGIGSVWGALLASLLVAFADTFGKVFVPDYAGIAIYVVMAAILLWRPEGLFKS, encoded by the coding sequence ATGGACCTCGCCCTCATCCTGATCCAGACGCTGAATGCCGTCCAGTACGGCCTTCTGCTGTTCCTGGTCGCCAGCGGACTGACCCTCATCTTCGGCGTGATGGGCGTGATCAACCTCGCGCATGGCAGCTTCTACATGATGGGGGCCTATCTCGCGTTCACCCTGACCGCGCTGACCGGCAACCTGCTGCTGGCGATCGTGATCGGGGTGGTCCTGAGCGCGGTGCTGGGGGCGCTGCTGGAATGGGCGCTGTTCTCGCACCTGTACCGGCGCAACCACCTGCAGCAGGTGCTGCTCACCTACGGCCTGATCCTGATCTTCGAGGAACTGCGCAGCGTGCTGGTGGGCAACGAGGTCTACTCGGTCAAGGTGCCGGACTGGCTGAATTTCTCCGTGCCGCTGGGCAGCGTCATGACCTATCCGGCCTACCGGCTGTTCATGTCCGGCGTGTGCCTGGTGCTGGCCCTGGGCCTGTACCTGCTGATCGAGCGCACCCTGGTCGGCGCGCGCATCCGCGCCGGCTCGTCCAACCGCGGCATGGTGCAGCTCCTGGGCATCAACATCGACTGGCTGTACCGGCTGGTGTTCGCCCTGGGCGTGGCGCTGGCGGCCTTCGCCGGAATGCTCAACGCCCCGGCCTCCAGCGTGTCGCCCGGGATGGGGACCCAGGTGCTGATCGTCAGCTTCGTGGTGGTGATCGTGGGCGGCATCGGCTCGGTCTGGGGCGCGCTGCTGGCCTCGCTGCTGGTGGCGTTCGCCGACACCTTCGGCAAGGTGTTCGTGCCGGATTACGCCGGCATCGCCATCTATGTGGTGATGGCCGCGATCCTGCTGTGGCGTCCGGAAGGGCTCTTCAAGTCATGA
- a CDS encoding ABC transporter ATP-binding protein, which produces MAEPVLQARGLHSFYGESHILHGVDFTLARGEAVGLMGRNGMGKSTLLKSLVGVVRPRGGDVAAFGRPTAGMKIHDIARLGIAYVPEGRGIFPNLSVRENLTLAARPGTDGRREWHYDRVLATFPRLGERLGHGGQQLSGGEQQMLTIGRALMTNPQVLILDEATEGLAPLIAREIWRIIKVIRESGIATILVDKNWKAVSDLTDRNVILVKGRVVFEGTGNELRSQPQLLGEYLGV; this is translated from the coding sequence ATGGCTGAGCCGGTCCTGCAGGCCCGCGGCCTGCATTCCTTCTACGGCGAGAGCCACATCCTGCACGGCGTCGACTTCACGCTGGCGCGAGGCGAGGCCGTGGGCCTGATGGGCCGCAACGGCATGGGCAAGTCCACGCTGCTGAAGTCGCTGGTCGGCGTCGTGCGCCCGCGCGGCGGCGACGTGGCCGCCTTCGGGCGCCCCACCGCCGGCATGAAGATCCACGACATCGCCCGCCTCGGCATCGCCTACGTGCCCGAAGGGCGCGGGATCTTCCCCAACCTGAGCGTGCGGGAGAACCTGACACTGGCCGCGCGGCCGGGGACCGACGGCCGCCGCGAATGGCACTACGACCGGGTGCTCGCAACTTTCCCGCGGCTGGGCGAGCGCCTGGGCCACGGCGGCCAGCAGCTCTCGGGCGGCGAGCAGCAGATGCTGACCATCGGCCGCGCGCTCATGACGAACCCGCAGGTCCTGATCCTGGACGAAGCCACCGAAGGCCTGGCGCCGCTGATCGCCCGCGAAATCTGGCGCATCATCAAGGTGATCCGCGAATCCGGAATCGCCACCATCCTGGTGGACAAGAACTGGAAGGCGGTCAGCGATCTCACCGACCGCAACGTCATCCTCGTCAAGGGCCGGGTGGTGTTCGAAGGCACGGGCAACGAACTGCGGTCACAACCGCAACTCCTCGGCGAGTACCTGGGCGTCTAG
- a CDS encoding ABC transporter substrate-binding protein: MSRLLSLRAVSRAAAALALASVAVAAQAQPAPVRIGLMLPSSGTFADLGKGVTNGFKLYVNEQGGKLGGRAVEYLAVDDESDPSKANENANKLVKRDKVDLLVGTIHSGVAQTMAKVARETNTLLIVPNAGAGEITGSMCAPNVFRSSFSNWQPGYASGLLAARKHKTAVTISWKYAAGDESVRGFREGFEKGGGKVLKDLNLPFPGVEFQPLLTELATIKPEAAYVFVAGAGQVMFVKDYAAAGLKTSIPLYGAFITEGTLAAQGDAASGLQTALHYADGLKNPKNEAFIASYTKAFGAAPDVFAVQGYDAAQLFDAGMRAVKGDTKKKAEMIKAMENAKLDSPRGPLSFSKSHNPVQDYYVRVARGTQNVMTDVIVKGLVDPSPDCKL, encoded by the coding sequence ATGTCCAGACTTCTTTCCCTTCGAGCCGTGTCGCGCGCAGCCGCGGCGCTGGCGCTGGCCAGCGTGGCCGTCGCCGCACAGGCCCAGCCCGCGCCGGTCAGGATCGGCCTGATGCTGCCCAGCTCCGGCACCTTCGCCGACCTCGGCAAGGGCGTCACCAACGGCTTCAAGCTGTACGTCAACGAGCAGGGCGGCAAGCTGGGCGGCCGCGCGGTGGAGTACCTGGCGGTGGACGACGAATCGGATCCGTCCAAGGCCAACGAGAACGCCAACAAGCTGGTCAAGCGCGACAAGGTCGACCTGCTGGTGGGCACCATCCATTCCGGTGTCGCGCAGACCATGGCCAAGGTGGCTCGCGAGACCAATACGCTGCTGATCGTGCCGAATGCCGGCGCCGGCGAGATCACCGGCTCCATGTGCGCACCCAACGTGTTCCGCAGCTCGTTCAGCAACTGGCAACCCGGCTACGCCAGCGGCCTGCTGGCCGCCAGGAAGCACAAGACGGCGGTCACCATCAGCTGGAAGTACGCCGCCGGCGACGAGTCCGTGCGGGGCTTCCGCGAAGGCTTCGAAAAGGGCGGCGGCAAGGTGCTCAAGGACCTGAACCTGCCCTTCCCCGGCGTGGAGTTCCAGCCGCTGCTGACCGAGCTGGCCACGATCAAGCCCGAGGCGGCCTATGTGTTCGTCGCCGGCGCCGGCCAGGTGATGTTCGTCAAGGACTACGCCGCCGCGGGACTGAAGACGTCCATCCCGCTGTACGGGGCCTTCATCACCGAAGGGACGCTGGCAGCCCAGGGCGACGCGGCCAGCGGCCTGCAGACCGCGCTGCACTATGCCGACGGCCTGAAGAACCCGAAGAACGAGGCCTTCATCGCCTCGTACACCAAGGCCTTCGGCGCGGCCCCGGACGTGTTCGCCGTGCAGGGCTATGACGCCGCCCAGCTGTTCGACGCCGGCATGCGCGCCGTGAAGGGCGACACGAAGAAGAAGGCCGAGATGATCAAGGCGATGGAGAACGCCAAGCTGGACAGCCCGCGCGGGCCCCTGAGCTTCTCGAAGTCGCACAACCCCGTGCAGGACTACTACGTGCGCGTGGCCCGCGGCACCCAGAACGTGATGACGGACGTGATCGTCAAGGGCCTGGTCGACCCGTCGCCGGACTGCAAGCTGTAA